The following proteins are encoded in a genomic region of Rattus rattus isolate New Zealand chromosome 2, Rrattus_CSIRO_v1, whole genome shotgun sequence:
- the Rnf146 gene encoding E3 ubiquitin-protein ligase RNF146, whose product MEMMAGCGEIDHSLNMLPTNKKASETCSNTAPSLTVPECAICLQTCVHPVSLPCKHVFCYLCVKGASWLGKRCALCRQEIPEDFLDKPTLLSPEELKAASRGNGEYVWYYEGRNGWWQYDERTSRELEDAFSKGKKNTEMLIAGFLYVADLENMVQYRRNEHGRRRKIKRDIIDIPKKGVAGLRLDCDTNTVNLARESSADGADSGSAQTGASVQLPVPSSARPLTSVDGQLTSPVTPSPDAGASLEDSFAHLQLSGDSIAERSHRGEGEEDHESPSSGRVPDTSTEETESDASSDIEDAPVVAAQHSLTQQRLLVSSANQTVAERSDRPVAGGGTMSVNVRSRRPDGQCTVTEV is encoded by the exons ATGGAAAT GATGGCCGGCTGTGGTGAAATTGATCACTCACTAAATATGCTTCCTACCAATAAGAAGGCGAGTGAGACCTGTTCTAACACTGCACCTTCTCTGACAGTTCCCGAGTGTGCCATTTGTCTGCAAACATGTGTTCATCCAGTCAGTCTGCCCTGTAAGCATGTTTTCTGTTATCTGTGTGTAAAGGGCGCTTCATGGCTTGGGAAGCGATGTGCTCTTTGTCGGCAAGAGATTCCTGAGGATTTTCTTGACAAGCCAACCTTGTTGTCACCGGAAGAACTTAAGGCTGCAAGCAGAGGGAATGGTGAGTACGTGTGGTATTATGAAGGAAGAAATGGATGGTGGCAGTATGATGAGCGCACTAGTCGGGAGCTAGAAGATGCTTTTTCCAAAGGTAAAAAGAACACGGAAATGTTAATTGCTGGATTTCTGTACGTTGCTGATCTTGAAAACATGGTTCAATATAGGAGAAATGAACATGGACGTCGCAGAAAGATTAAACGAGATATAATAGATATACCAAAGAAGGGAGTAGCTGGACTTAGGCTGGACTGTGACACCAATACTGTAAATCTAGCAAGAGAGAGTTCTGCCGATGGTGCGGACAGTGGATCAGCACAGACTGGAGCTTCTGTTCAGCTTCCAGTGCCATCTTCTGCAAGGCCTCTAACATCAGTCGATGGTCAGTTAACCAGCCCTGTAACACCGTCCCCTGATGCAGGCGCTTCTTTGGAAGACTCTTTTGCTCATTTACAACTCAGTGGAGACAGCATAGCTGAAAGGAGTCATAGAGGTGAAGGAGAAGAAGATCATGAATCACCATCTTCTGGTAGAGTACCAGATACGTCCACTGAAGAAACAGAGTCGGATGCCAGTAGTGATATTGAGGATGCCCCTGTGGTGGCTGCACAGCACTCCTTGACCCAACAGAGACTTTTGGTTTCAAGTGCAAATCAGACAGTAGCTGAACGGTCTGACCGACCAGTTGCAGGGGGTGGGACCATGAGTGTCAATGTCAGATCCAGAAGGCCTGACGGACAGTGCACAGTGACAGAGGTTTAA